From the genome of Abyssicoccus albus, one region includes:
- the infC gene encoding translation initiation factor IF-3 — MLPIAKDTTIINDKIRSNEVRLIAQDGDQLGVKSTKEALEMAERVNLDLVLVAPKAKPPVARIMDYGKYKYEQQKKEKEARKKQKVINVKEIRLSPTIEEHDFNTKLNHARKFLSKEDKVKVSIRFRGRAITHKEIGQKVLEDFAKECQDVATVEQKPKMEGRSMFLMLAPIQEK; from the coding sequence GTGTTACCCATAGCTAAAGACACAACAATAATTAACGACAAGATCAGATCAAATGAAGTACGATTAATCGCACAAGATGGGGATCAACTTGGTGTTAAAAGTACAAAAGAAGCATTAGAGATGGCTGAGCGTGTCAATTTAGACTTAGTATTAGTTGCACCTAAAGCAAAACCGCCTGTTGCGCGTATTATGGATTATGGTAAATACAAATACGAACAACAAAAGAAAGAGAAAGAAGCTCGTAAAAAGCAAAAAGTGATTAATGTTAAAGAAATTCGCTTAAGCCCAACGATCGAAGAGCATGACTTCAATACGAAGTTAAATCATGCACGTAAGTTCTTATCGAAAGAAGACAAAGTAAAAGTGTCTATTCGTTTTAGAGGACGTGCGATTACGCATAAAGAAATCGGACAAAAGGTATTAGAAGATTTCGCTAAAGAATGTCAAGATGTTGCAACGGTTGAACAAAAACCGAAAATGGAAGGACGTTCAATGTTCTTAATGTTAGCACCAATTCAAGAGAAGTAA
- the rpmI gene encoding 50S ribosomal protein L35: MPKMKTHRGSAKRFKRTSSGKLKRSRAFTSHLFANKSTKQKRKLRKASLVSKSDMKRIKQMLTYVK; this comes from the coding sequence ATGCCAAAGATGAAAACTCACCGTGGATCAGCAAAACGTTTTAAACGTACATCATCAGGTAAATTAAAACGTTCTAGAGCATTCACATCTCACTTATTCGCCAACAAATCAACGAAACAAAAACGTAAGCTTAGAAAAGCTTCATTAGTGTCTAAAAGCGATATGAAACGTATCAAACAAATGTTAACTTACGTAAAATAA
- the rplT gene encoding 50S ribosomal protein L20, whose translation MPRVKGGTVTRRRRKRTLKLAKGYFGSKSKLYKVAKQQVIKSGQYAYRDRRQKKREFRKLWITRINAAARQEGLSYSKLMNGLKLAGIDINRKMLSEIAISDQKAFAEIAQQAKDALAK comes from the coding sequence ATGCCACGAGTAAAAGGTGGAACAGTTACAAGACGTCGTCGTAAACGTACGTTGAAACTTGCTAAAGGTTATTTCGGTTCAAAGAGTAAATTATACAAAGTAGCTAAACAACAGGTTATTAAATCAGGTCAATATGCATACCGTGACCGTCGTCAAAAGAAACGTGAATTCCGTAAATTATGGATTACACGTATTAATGCGGCAGCTCGTCAAGAAGGGTTAAGCTATTCTAAATTAATGAATGGTTTAAAACTTGCGGGTATTGATATTAACCGTAAAATGTTATCAGAAATTGCGATTTCTGACCAAAAAGCATTTGCTGAAATTGCGCAACAAGCAAAAGACGCATTAGCTAAATAG
- a CDS encoding M42 family metallopeptidase: protein MDKELQLLKDLTDAHGVSGYEHDVKKVLQSYLEPNSDELIHDKLGGIFGKKNATNGSKTILIGGHLDEVGFMVTDITKEGFLKFTPIGGWWSQVMLSQRMNVITEQGVLTGIIGSKPPHVLTPEDRKKTVEIKDMFIDIGVKDKEEAESFGVQIGDQITPYMEFTEMANKNYLLAKAWDNRFGCAVASQVLAELNGEDVNVNVASGATVQEEVGLRGAKTAAAKVKPDLAIAVDVGLALDTPDMPKNEGEGNLGDGPLLLLLDATNIGHVGFRKHVQKVIKDKGLPVQLAMVTKGGTDSGSFHVANEGVPSLSIGVPLRYMHSNASIMHREDFQNTVKLIVEIVKSLDDEAVDSIIYGK, encoded by the coding sequence ATGGATAAAGAATTACAATTATTAAAAGACTTAACAGATGCTCATGGTGTCAGTGGTTATGAGCATGATGTAAAGAAAGTACTTCAGAGCTATTTAGAACCTAATAGTGATGAACTGATTCATGATAAATTAGGTGGTATATTCGGTAAGAAAAATGCTACAAATGGTTCTAAAACAATTCTGATTGGTGGTCACTTAGATGAAGTAGGATTCATGGTGACAGATATTACAAAAGAAGGTTTCTTAAAGTTTACACCAATAGGTGGTTGGTGGAGTCAAGTGATGTTGAGTCAACGTATGAATGTTATTACAGAACAAGGTGTATTAACAGGTATCATCGGAAGTAAACCACCTCATGTATTGACACCTGAAGACCGTAAAAAAACGGTTGAAATCAAAGATATGTTTATCGATATCGGTGTAAAAGATAAAGAAGAAGCTGAATCATTTGGAGTTCAAATTGGTGATCAAATTACACCATATATGGAATTCACTGAAATGGCGAATAAAAATTATTTACTTGCTAAAGCGTGGGACAACCGTTTTGGATGTGCTGTAGCATCTCAAGTATTAGCAGAATTAAACGGTGAAGATGTCAATGTAAACGTAGCAAGTGGTGCGACTGTTCAAGAAGAAGTTGGTCTACGAGGCGCTAAAACAGCCGCTGCAAAAGTAAAGCCAGATTTAGCAATTGCAGTAGACGTAGGACTTGCGTTGGATACGCCTGATATGCCGAAAAACGAAGGTGAAGGTAATTTAGGAGATGGACCGTTGTTGTTATTATTAGATGCGACAAATATCGGACACGTTGGGTTTAGAAAGCACGTTCAGAAAGTGATTAAAGATAAAGGTTTACCAGTACAACTTGCAATGGTAACTAAAGGCGGAACGGATTCAGGATCATTCCATGTTGCGAATGAAGGTGTACCGTCGTTATCTATAGGCGTACCGTTAAGATATATGCACTCTAATGCATCAATTATGCATCGTGAAGATTTCCAAAATACGGTGAAATTAATTGTTGAAATTGTGAAGTCATTAGATGACGAAGCGGTTGATTCAATTATTTATGGGAAGTAA
- a CDS encoding aspartate/glutamate racemase family protein, whose product MNINIGVMAGTPIDTKFGVEIVKPYARHIVSLPVSQNPEEQTRFQTMDSVLREEKIKEMIHNTMPMDCLVVYCNSLSSVIDFESLSKVFNIPIITPLDFYTEISSQYQRFGVFSANAQGSAGVEKYLLVNNRDAKIFSVANLNWVNAIEEGVTAEKIYNEFGLKESIQLLETIGAQSIVLGCTHFPYFKSYIEQQTELIVLSPDDYIKNKLIHIK is encoded by the coding sequence ATGAATATCAATATCGGTGTGATGGCTGGGACACCAATCGATACGAAATTTGGTGTTGAAATCGTAAAACCGTATGCAAGACATATTGTCTCTCTTCCTGTTTCTCAAAATCCAGAGGAACAAACACGGTTCCAAACGATGGATTCAGTGTTAAGGGAGGAAAAAATTAAAGAAATGATTCACAATACGATGCCGATGGATTGTTTAGTCGTATATTGTAATTCACTCTCTAGTGTTATTGACTTTGAATCATTATCGAAAGTATTTAATATCCCAATCATAACACCACTAGATTTCTACACTGAAATCTCATCACAATATCAAAGATTTGGCGTATTCAGTGCAAATGCCCAAGGTAGTGCGGGTGTGGAGAAGTATTTGTTAGTAAACAATCGCGATGCAAAAATTTTTTCAGTTGCTAATTTGAATTGGGTTAATGCGATAGAAGAAGGTGTAACAGCTGAAAAGATATACAATGAATTTGGATTGAAAGAAAGTATTCAATTATTAGAAACAATTGGAGCTCAAAGTATTGTATTAGGATGTACTCACTTCCCATATTTTAAATCGTATATTGAGCAACAGACTGAATTAATCGTGTTAAGTCCGGATGATTATATTAAAAATAAATTGATACATATAAAATAG
- a CDS encoding TrmH family RNA methyltransferase, translating into MDLIQSSQNQKIKDVVKLHQRKHRYKERKFLIEGDHLISEAIAANIHIDSIFIDENIHVEASYLDELNKYCNHCYSISKEVASALSTTETTQGIFAVCEMQESNDAIDLKGLNKIIYLDRIQDPGNLGTIIRTADACGLDAVVLSEGTVDVYNDKVIRSTQGSLFHIPILIESFESVCEHFEGHIYGTALDDDALDYRQVEPRQSFMLIVGNEGRGVHPDILCSTDDNVYIPIRGEVESLNVSIASGILMYHLSRFDG; encoded by the coding sequence ATGGATTTAATTCAATCAAGTCAAAATCAAAAAATTAAAGATGTAGTTAAACTTCATCAGCGTAAACATCGCTACAAAGAGCGTAAGTTTCTCATCGAAGGGGATCATTTAATCAGTGAAGCGATTGCTGCAAATATTCATATTGATTCGATATTTATTGACGAAAACATTCACGTTGAAGCGTCTTATTTAGACGAGTTAAATAAGTATTGCAATCACTGTTACTCTATTTCTAAAGAAGTGGCATCTGCCTTAAGTACAACAGAAACGACTCAAGGAATCTTTGCCGTTTGTGAGATGCAAGAGTCTAACGATGCAATTGATTTAAAAGGGTTAAATAAAATTATTTATTTAGACAGAATTCAAGATCCTGGGAACCTTGGAACGATTATAAGAACTGCAGATGCGTGTGGGTTAGATGCAGTTGTATTGAGTGAGGGGACAGTTGATGTATATAACGATAAGGTTATACGCTCTACACAAGGAAGTTTATTTCATATTCCAATCTTGATTGAATCATTTGAGTCTGTTTGTGAACATTTTGAAGGACATATATATGGTACAGCGTTGGATGATGATGCATTAGACTATCGACAAGTCGAACCTCGGCAATCGTTCATGCTCATTGTCGGTAATGAAGGACGTGGTGTTCATCCTGATATTCTATGTTCAACTGATGATAATGTTTATATTCCTATACGTGGTGAAGTTGAGAGTTTAAATGTAAGTATAGCGAGTGGCATTTTGATGTATCATTTAAGCCGATTTGATGGATAA
- the pheT gene encoding phenylalanine--tRNA ligase subunit beta has translation MKISQEWLNEYIDVEQIDIDELSESITRAGIEVDDMISYNQEITKLVVGYVESIEKHPEADKLNICQVNVGEETVQIVCGAPNIDKGQYVIVSRVGGRLPGGMKIKRAKLRGQVSEGMICSLQEIGIPSNVVPKQYEEGIYIFKEEVTPGTDALTALHLNDHVMEFDLTPNRSDALSVIGTAYEVATLYDQHVQLPDDSFDESSDNNELTIEIEDTKLSPYYSARIVRNIEVKDSPLWMQSRLMKAGIRPINNIVDISNYVMLEYGQPLHMFDLDKVASNRILVRQAKENEEITTLDGQLRTLRLEDIVITDGQKPIALAGVMGGLDTEVSETTKNIIIESAKFDPTQVRKTSNHFNLRSDSSLRFEKDSAEQYIVKALNRAAHLATQLANGEVSKGIRDAGELNMNPTEVVVSSQYINDRLGLELSTDEIIHTLSKLGFDIHANGDKITVFVPTRRNDITMKADILEEVARIYGYDALPATLPDTVSSSGGGLSSRQKKIRQIKSSLQGIGYVETINYALTDEAHLQQFNGESQRQVKLLMPMSQERSVLRQSLIPHLIQNVQHNNARQMQDVKLYECGTVFFSQGNSDTLPVEVEYLSMILTGVNHSEHFSRTRQAVNFYDAKGATETIAKLFNVEFKYIRSTVDGMHPGQSADVYYGEQYLGFVGRLHPTVEKKYDLKETYVAELNLTKLLEIVIGSVKYEPLAKFPSVRRDLAIEMNRDEEIQNVLDKIEQAKTKYLKDVLIFDVYQGEHIDETLQSVSIALTFINKEETLTEEAIQHDYQSIIDQLNEAGYKLRG, from the coding sequence ATGAAAATCAGTCAAGAATGGTTAAATGAATATATTGACGTAGAACAGATTGATATTGACGAACTTAGCGAATCTATCACACGTGCAGGTATTGAAGTGGATGACATGATTTCATATAATCAAGAAATTACTAAACTTGTCGTTGGTTATGTTGAATCTATAGAGAAACATCCAGAAGCAGATAAATTAAATATTTGCCAAGTGAACGTTGGTGAAGAGACTGTACAAATTGTATGCGGTGCACCGAATATAGACAAAGGACAATATGTCATTGTGAGTCGTGTTGGAGGACGTTTGCCTGGTGGTATGAAAATTAAGAGAGCAAAATTACGTGGTCAAGTGTCTGAAGGTATGATCTGTTCTTTACAAGAGATTGGGATTCCATCAAACGTTGTGCCTAAACAATACGAAGAAGGGATTTATATCTTTAAAGAAGAAGTTACACCAGGGACAGATGCATTAACTGCATTACACTTAAATGATCATGTGATGGAATTTGATTTAACTCCGAATAGAAGTGATGCACTCAGCGTAATCGGTACGGCATATGAAGTCGCTACATTATATGATCAACATGTGCAGTTACCTGACGATTCATTTGATGAGTCTTCAGATAACAATGAGTTAACAATCGAAATTGAAGATACTAAGCTTTCTCCATACTATTCAGCACGAATCGTTCGTAATATTGAAGTGAAAGATAGTCCATTATGGATGCAATCACGATTAATGAAAGCGGGCATTAGACCGATCAATAATATCGTTGATATTTCTAATTATGTAATGCTTGAATACGGTCAACCATTGCATATGTTCGACTTAGATAAAGTAGCTTCGAATCGAATTTTAGTTCGACAGGCGAAAGAAAATGAAGAAATTACAACATTAGATGGACAACTCCGTACGCTAAGATTAGAAGACATTGTCATTACAGATGGTCAAAAGCCGATTGCTTTAGCAGGTGTAATGGGTGGACTTGATACAGAAGTCTCAGAAACAACTAAAAACATAATCATCGAATCGGCTAAATTTGACCCGACACAAGTACGTAAGACGAGTAATCATTTTAATTTAAGATCTGATTCTAGTCTTCGATTCGAAAAAGATAGTGCAGAGCAATATATCGTGAAAGCATTAAACCGTGCAGCACATTTGGCGACACAACTTGCAAATGGGGAAGTATCAAAAGGTATTCGAGATGCTGGCGAATTAAATATGAATCCAACAGAGGTGGTTGTTTCTTCTCAATATATTAATGACAGACTTGGTCTTGAATTGTCTACGGATGAAATCATCCATACATTAAGTAAATTAGGCTTTGATATTCATGCGAATGGTGACAAAATCACAGTATTTGTTCCAACAAGACGTAATGATATTACGATGAAAGCAGATATTTTAGAAGAAGTGGCAAGAATTTATGGATATGATGCACTCCCAGCGACATTACCAGATACTGTTTCTTCTTCAGGCGGAGGTTTATCAAGTCGTCAGAAGAAAATTAGACAGATTAAATCATCATTACAAGGTATCGGATACGTCGAGACGATTAACTATGCATTAACGGACGAAGCACACTTACAACAATTCAATGGAGAATCACAACGCCAAGTGAAACTTCTCATGCCAATGAGTCAAGAACGAAGTGTGTTAAGACAAAGTCTAATCCCACATTTAATTCAAAATGTTCAACATAATAATGCACGTCAAATGCAAGATGTGAAATTATATGAATGCGGCACTGTATTCTTTTCACAAGGCAATTCAGATACATTACCAGTAGAAGTAGAATATTTATCAATGATACTGACTGGAGTCAATCACAGTGAACATTTCAGTAGAACGCGCCAAGCGGTAAACTTCTATGACGCTAAAGGCGCAACAGAGACCATTGCGAAGTTGTTTAACGTGGAATTTAAGTATATCAGATCAACAGTTGACGGAATGCATCCAGGTCAAAGTGCAGATGTGTATTATGGTGAACAATATCTAGGTTTCGTCGGAAGATTACACCCAACAGTTGAGAAAAAATATGATTTGAAAGAAACATATGTAGCGGAATTGAACTTAACGAAATTATTGGAAATTGTCATTGGTTCAGTGAAATATGAACCACTAGCTAAATTTCCTTCAGTACGAAGAGATTTGGCGATTGAAATGAATCGAGATGAAGAAATTCAAAATGTATTGGATAAGATTGAACAAGCGAAGACGAAGTATTTAAAAGATGTGTTAATTTTTGATGTGTATCAAGGAGAACATATTGATGAAACGCTGCAATCAGTATCCATTGCATTGACATTTATTAATAAGGAAGAAACTTTAACAGAAGAAGCGATTCAACATGATTATCAATCGATTATCGATCAGTTGAATGAAGCGGGTTATAAGTTAAGAGGTTAG
- a CDS encoding DUF805 domain-containing protein yields MQQPPLTAIDCYKAFWTNALNIHGRASRREFWHPYWINFVLTTLLGIISAGTISSIFALAIIIPSFTLMTRRLHDTNHTMLLAVLNYFSGLVATTVAVIMVIMIVLLAASTGSMLFGLIFIIGLVSVAVAFLLLLYTIFILAKRGDEKPNNYGDGGTYQLVQYTE; encoded by the coding sequence ATGCAACAGCCACCACTAACAGCTATTGATTGTTACAAAGCTTTTTGGACAAATGCCCTTAATATTCATGGAAGAGCATCACGTAGAGAATTTTGGCATCCTTATTGGATCAATTTTGTACTCACTACGCTATTAGGTATTATTTCAGCAGGAACAATTAGTTCTATCTTTGCATTGGCAATTATTATCCCATCATTTACATTGATGACAAGAAGACTACATGATACAAACCATACTATGCTATTAGCCGTCTTGAACTATTTTAGTGGTTTAGTTGCTACAACAGTTGCTGTCATTATGGTAATTATGATTGTATTACTTGCAGCATCAACGGGTTCAATGTTATTTGGTCTTATTTTTATTATTGGACTTGTATCTGTCGCTGTAGCTTTCTTGTTATTACTTTATACGATATTTATTTTAGCTAAACGTGGAGATGAAAAACCTAACAATTATGGTGATGGTGGTACGTATCAATTGGTTCAATATACAGAATAA
- the rnhC gene encoding ribonuclease HIII, with amino-acid sequence MTHVFKLTTSEVNEIKALINQLGVTTTTPPHTHFQTKINGCTLTLYTSNKFMIQGQNAQHVINKLFPKSIFPTIYAQTKADQKDSPTIKQHIQYDQYNTIGSDEAGSGDYFGPMTVCAAYVPKDKVQLLKTIGVKDSKALKDYEIKNIAQQIIQIVPYTLYTIDNPKYNTLKEKNWSQVKMKAKYHQAAIESLTNKIDPTTVDCIVIDQFAKKETYTRYNQSLIYPEITHFETKGESKAIAIAAASIIARSRFVQAMDDLKAQYHMEVPKGAAPKVDIIAARWIEKYGVDVLDKVTKKDFKNRQKALNLIGKKKRNK; translated from the coding sequence ATGACACACGTATTCAAATTAACAACATCAGAAGTAAACGAAATCAAAGCACTGATTAATCAACTTGGTGTGACAACAACGACACCACCACATACACACTTCCAAACGAAAATTAACGGCTGTACTTTGACACTCTATACTTCAAATAAATTTATGATTCAAGGTCAAAATGCACAACACGTTATCAATAAATTATTCCCGAAATCCATCTTCCCTACGATATATGCACAAACCAAAGCAGATCAAAAAGACTCACCCACTATTAAACAGCATATACAGTATGATCAATACAATACAATTGGTAGTGATGAAGCAGGTAGCGGAGATTATTTCGGCCCAATGACGGTATGTGCTGCCTACGTACCGAAAGACAAAGTTCAACTACTTAAAACCATTGGTGTGAAAGACTCTAAAGCATTAAAGGATTATGAAATAAAAAACATTGCACAACAAATCATACAGATTGTACCGTATACACTCTATACAATCGATAATCCAAAGTACAATACGTTAAAAGAAAAAAATTGGTCACAAGTTAAGATGAAAGCGAAATATCATCAAGCGGCGATTGAATCACTAACAAACAAAATCGACCCTACAACAGTAGACTGTATCGTCATCGATCAATTTGCAAAAAAGGAAACGTATACGAGGTATAATCAATCATTAATTTATCCAGAAATTACTCACTTTGAAACGAAAGGCGAATCGAAAGCTATCGCAATCGCAGCAGCAAGTATTATAGCACGGAGTCGATTCGTCCAAGCGATGGATGATTTGAAAGCTCAATATCATATGGAAGTCCCTAAAGGCGCAGCACCAAAAGTAGATATCATCGCAGCACGATGGATTGAAAAATATGGTGTAGATGTGTTAGACAAAGTGACTAAGAAAGACTTTAAAAATCGTCAGAAAGCGTTGAATTTGATTGGGAAGAAAAAGAGGAATAAATAA
- the zapA gene encoding cell division protein ZapA, whose translation MVDKRKIKVTINDQQYIIVSDDEPQHVRHVAQIVDDRFRDISNKTTGLDTNKKAILTAINIANDYVKLQEQYDALVESQGDGNA comes from the coding sequence ATGGTTGATAAGCGAAAAATAAAAGTCACTATAAATGATCAACAATATATAATTGTATCAGATGATGAACCACAACATGTGAGACATGTGGCTCAAATCGTCGATGATCGATTCCGTGACATTTCTAACAAAACGACTGGATTAGACACAAATAAGAAGGCCATATTAACAGCGATAAATATCGCAAATGATTACGTAAAGTTGCAAGAACAATATGACGCATTGGTTGAATCACAAGGCGATGGCAATGCATAA
- a CDS encoding CvpA family protein — translation MVDIILLFILIIAILVGYRRGLMLQTLHLITAIASLFIAANLYTKLSEKLTMFVPYPSNFEGVPDDMIEGLANEAAFYNIVAFLFIFIVSKLILQVIASFFDFFAQIDVTGRIGRIIGCVLAVIEFHIIVVCWLYLLILMPIPMVQDKIAGSFVAQMMITKSPIITQMLYHWLEHNVFEFISIIF, via the coding sequence ATGGTAGATATTATATTATTATTTATTTTAATTATAGCGATTTTAGTAGGATATAGACGGGGGTTAATGCTTCAAACATTACATTTAATTACAGCAATCGCGTCACTCTTTATCGCGGCGAACTTATATACAAAGTTGAGTGAGAAATTGACAATGTTTGTCCCTTATCCAAGTAATTTTGAAGGTGTTCCAGATGATATGATTGAAGGTCTGGCGAATGAGGCGGCATTTTATAATATCGTTGCTTTTTTATTTATTTTTATAGTGAGTAAATTGATTTTACAAGTGATTGCTTCATTTTTTGATTTTTTTGCACAAATTGATGTCACAGGGAGAATTGGACGAATTATTGGGTGCGTATTAGCGGTCATTGAGTTTCATATTATTGTTGTATGCTGGCTTTATTTATTAATATTAATGCCGATCCCGATGGTACAAGATAAAATAGCAGGTTCATTTGTTGCTCAGATGATGATTACGAAGTCACCGATAATTACACAGATGTTATATCATTGGTTAGAACATAATGTGTTTGAGTTCATATCAATAATTTTCTAA
- the polX gene encoding DNA polymerase/3'-5' exonuclease PolX has product MTIKDLIKLLNEIATYMELNQVNPFKIRAFNNASNALERLETPIDEVEDFTAIKGIGMGVNDVIIDYMENGESQVLAELKDSTPDGLVEMMDIEGLGAKSIAKFHEQLNIDTIEGLKKACESGEVSALKGFGPKKEQKILESIKALNNMPSRFPIHYMIKLNDYIESVLKDIQGIQRYSVAGSFRRGAESSKDLDYVVSVNKEDIESVQRALKSGFKDYVEVVSGQTKLTMKIKYERYVVSVDFRFVDDEAFITTLHHFTGSKHHNVEMRRIAKSRNESISEYGVTLADGKVKTFDSEREFFEHFSLPYIHPAMRESGHEVNQSVDIDAMIRMEDIRSDLHMHTTSSDGAHTLVQMIEAARALEYEYICITDHSKYLTVANGLNAERLLAQNEEIKSLNEQYDDIDIYSGIEMDILPDGTLDFDDDVLSQLDFVIASIHSNFNQSEEEIMKRIESAMNNQYVDLIAHPTGRILHKRKGYDVNMEQLIQLASDTNTALEINANPMRLDLSVDHLALTKDHDVFIAINTDAHHIDHLNFMKYGVHHAMKAFVRKEKVINHMSKEAFKTFIKTPKSDRHKRLKG; this is encoded by the coding sequence ATCACAATTAAAGACTTGATTAAATTATTAAATGAAATTGCGACTTATATGGAATTGAATCAAGTGAATCCATTTAAAATTAGAGCATTTAATAATGCAAGTAACGCTTTAGAACGTTTAGAGACGCCGATTGATGAAGTAGAAGACTTCACTGCGATTAAAGGGATTGGCATGGGAGTAAATGATGTCATCATAGACTACATGGAAAATGGTGAGAGCCAGGTGTTGGCGGAATTGAAAGATTCAACACCGGATGGATTAGTGGAGATGATGGATATTGAAGGACTTGGGGCAAAATCGATTGCGAAATTCCATGAACAATTAAACATTGATACGATAGAGGGATTAAAGAAAGCTTGTGAATCTGGAGAAGTGAGTGCATTAAAAGGGTTTGGTCCGAAAAAAGAACAAAAAATTCTTGAGAGTATTAAAGCACTAAATAATATGCCAAGTCGCTTTCCGATACATTATATGATTAAGCTAAATGATTATATTGAATCAGTGCTAAAAGACATTCAAGGAATTCAACGATACAGTGTTGCGGGCAGTTTTCGACGTGGTGCTGAATCAAGTAAAGATTTAGACTATGTCGTGAGTGTGAATAAGGAAGATATTGAATCCGTTCAACGTGCATTAAAGTCTGGTTTCAAAGATTATGTTGAAGTCGTGAGTGGGCAGACGAAACTAACGATGAAAATAAAGTATGAACGATATGTTGTGTCTGTTGACTTCAGATTTGTAGATGATGAGGCATTTATTACAACGTTACATCATTTCACAGGGTCGAAACATCATAATGTCGAGATGCGAAGAATTGCCAAAAGTCGAAATGAATCGATTAGTGAATATGGTGTCACATTGGCGGATGGAAAGGTCAAGACATTTGATAGTGAGCGTGAATTCTTTGAACACTTTAGTTTACCTTATATTCATCCAGCAATGCGTGAATCAGGTCATGAGGTGAATCAATCTGTAGACATTGATGCGATGATTCGAATGGAAGATATTCGTAGTGACTTGCACATGCATACGACAAGTAGTGATGGTGCCCATACATTAGTCCAAATGATTGAAGCGGCTAGAGCCTTAGAATATGAATATATTTGTATTACTGATCACTCGAAGTATTTAACGGTTGCAAATGGATTGAATGCAGAGCGATTGTTAGCACAGAATGAAGAAATCAAATCATTAAATGAACAATATGATGATATCGATATTTATAGTGGTATTGAAATGGATATTTTACCTGATGGTACACTGGATTTTGATGATGATGTGCTGTCACAATTAGATTTTGTCATAGCAAGCATTCACTCTAATTTCAATCAATCAGAAGAGGAAATTATGAAAAGAATAGAGTCAGCGATGAATAATCAATACGTTGATTTAATCGCACATCCGACTGGAAGAATTCTGCATAAGCGTAAAGGCTATGATGTGAATATGGAACAGTTAATTCAATTAGCGTCGGATACGAATACGGCACTTGAAATTAATGCGAATCCGATGCGACTCGATTTAAGTGTTGACCACTTAGCACTGACGAAAGATCACGACGTTTTCATTGCAATCAACACAGACGCTCACCATATTGATCATTTGAACTTTATGAAATATGGCGTGCATCATGCGATGAAGGCTTTCGTTCGAAAAGAGAAAGTGATTAATCATATGTCGAAAGAAGCGTTTAAAACATTTATTAAAACGCCGAAAAGTGATAGACATAAGCGATTGAAAGGGTGA